One part of the Parambassis ranga chromosome 8, fParRan2.1, whole genome shotgun sequence genome encodes these proteins:
- the atp5mc1 gene encoding ATP synthase F(0) complex subunit C1, mitochondrial, translated as MYACAKFVTSPAVLRGGSRVLARPVSVSLFNRPEATVEHQALLPVSQSAVLTRSFQTSAVSRDIDTAAKFIGAGAATVGVAGSGAGIGTVFGSLIIGYARNPSLKQQLFSYAILGFALSEAMGLFCLMVAFLILFAM; from the exons ATGTATGCCTGCGCCAAGTTTGTCACCTCTCCCGCTGTG CTGCGTGGTGGGTCCAGAGTCCTCGCCCGGCCAGTCTCAGTATCCCTCTTTAACAGACCTGAAGCCACAGTGGAGCATCAG GCCCTGTTGCCTGTCAGCCAGTCTGCAGTCCTGACCCGCTCCTTCCAGACTAGTGCTGTGTCCCGGGACATTGACACTGCCGCTAAGTTCATAGGTGCTGGTGCTGCTACAGTTGGTGTGGCCGGCTCAGGAGCTGGAATCGGAACAGTGTTCGGCAGCCTCATCATTGGCTATGCCAG GAACCCCTctctgaagcagcagctcttcTCCTACGCCATTCTGGGCTTTGCTTTGTCTGAGGCTATGGGTCTGTTCTGTCTGATGGTGGCGTTCCTCATCCTGTTCGCCATGTAA
- the ube2z gene encoding ubiquitin-conjugating enzyme E2 Z, with amino-acid sequence MADSFGEQSSGGALGLGVTGQGNGAPLLPTLSNSLPGTQSGAIGAHSSSSPASPPPAAAAQSGLTAVVAPLSAVTATPLGFGNTFTPGSSSPPVVAVSPTVHTSSPLPGVGLGVAGVAGAGLLSQIHATSWDPTLSTDWDNEKASQQCILRIKRDIMSIYKEPPPGMFVVPDPQDMTKIHALITGPFDTPYEGGFFLFLFRCPPDYPIHPPRVKLITTGHNTVRFNPNFYRNGKVCLSILGTWTGPAWSPAQSISSVLISIQSLMTENPYHNEPGFEQERHPGDSKNYNECIRHETMRVAVCDMLEGKVPCPEALWSVMEKSFLEYYDFYEGVCKERLHLQGQNMQDPFGEKRGRFDYQGLLARLGATHRRIREKTLAEDDHNDDDSDSDTSSSGTDPDSQGSSQP; translated from the exons ATGGCGGACAGCTTTGGAGAGCAGTCCAGCGGCGGTGCCCTTGGCTTAGGCGTTACGGGACAGGGCAACGGTGCCCCGCTGCTGCCGACTTTGTCCAACTCTCTGCCAGGAACACAGTCGGGAGCCATCGGCGCTCACTCTAGCTCCAGCccggcctctcctcctccagcagcagccgcGCAGAGTGGCCTAACCGCGGTGGTGGCCCCTCTGTCCGCTGTCACTGCTACACCGCTCGGTTTTGGGAACACTTTCACTCCCGGCTCCTCCTCACCACCCGTCGTGGCCGTGTCTCCGACCGTACACACATCATCGCCTCTCCCCGGTGTTGGGCTAGGGGTAGCCGGGGTTGCAGGAGCGGGCCTCCTGTCCCAAATCCACGCCACTTCCTGGGACCCGACTCTCAGCACGGATTGGGACAACGAGAAGGCTTCCCAGCAGTGCATCCTGAGGATAAAGAG GGATATCATGTCCATCTACAAGGAACCCCCTCCAGGAATGTTTGTAGTCCCTGATCCTCAAGATATGACCAAG ATCCATGCCCTGATCACAGGGCCGTTTGACACACCATATGAGGGtggcttcttcctcttcctgttccgCTGCCCCCCTGACTACCCCATCCACCCTCCAAGAGTCAAGCTCATCACCACCGGACACAACACTGTCCGTTTCAACCCCAACTTTTACCGCAACGGCAAAGTGTGCCTCAGCATCCTTGG AACATGGACAGGCCCGGCATGGAGTCCAGCTCAGAGTATTTCATCTGTCCTAATCTCCATCCAGTCTCTGATGACAGAGAACCCTTACCACAATGAACCTGGCTTTGAACAG GAGCGTCACCCAGGGGACAGTAAGAATTACAATGAGTGTATCCGCCATGAGACAATGAGggtggctgtgtgtgacatgCTGGAAGGAAAGGTTCCCTGTCCTGAAGCTCTGTG gAGTGTGATGGAAAAGTCCTTCCTAGAATACTATGATTTCTACGAAGGAGTTTGCAAAGAGAGACTGCACCTGCAAGGACAGAACATGCag GACCCATTTGGTGAGAAGCGGGGTCGTTTTGACTACCAGGGCCTGTTGGCAAGGCTAGGCGCCACCCATAGGAGAATACGGGAGAAAACCCTGGCAGAGGATGACCATAACGATGACGACTCAGACTCAGACACCAGTTCCTCAGGGACGGACCCTGATAGCCAGGGCAGCTCCCAGCCCTGA